One Vigna unguiculata cultivar IT97K-499-35 chromosome 11, ASM411807v1, whole genome shotgun sequence DNA window includes the following coding sequences:
- the LOC114170530 gene encoding auxin-induced protein 15A-like: protein MGFRLPGIRKVISAANHASSKAVDAQKGYLAVYVGEKMKRFMIPVSYLNKPSFQDLLSKAEEEFGYDHPMGGLTIPCSEEIFHRITSCLDGQ, encoded by the coding sequence ATGGGTTTTCGTTTACCTGGAATCAGAAAGGTAATATCTGCAGCAAATCATGCATCTTCAAAAGCAGTTGATGCACAAAAGGGCTATCTTGCTGTGTATGTGGGAGAGAAAATGAAGCGATTTATGATTCCTGTATCATACTTGAACAAACCTTCCTTCCAAGACTTGTTGAGTAAAGCTGAGGAAGAGTTTGGATATGATCATCCCATGGGTGGCCTCACAATTCCTTGCAGTGAAGAAATCTTCCATCGTATAACTTCTTGCTTGGATGGACAATAG